The Saccharomyces eubayanus strain FM1318 chromosome IV, whole genome shotgun sequence genome contains the following window.
ATTACCATCGTTTGGCTGTTACACTACAGTATTTACAAAAGGATACTGTCCATTTTGTGGGTACGAACGTAGATTCCACCTTCCCACAAAAGGGGCACACCTTTCCCGGTGCTGGTTCCATGATCGAATCATTGGCATTCTCATCCAATAGAAGACCATCTTATTGTGGTAAACCAAACATGAATATGCTGAATACCATTGTGTCAGCTTTCAACTTAGACAAATCAAGATGTTGTATGGTCGGTGATAGGTTGAATACCGATATGAAATTTGGTGTCGAAGGTGGATTAGGCGGCACACTATTAGTTTTGAGTGGTAttgaaactgaagaaaGGGCCTTGGAAATTTCAGCTGACTATCCAAGACCTAAATTTTACATTGACAAACTGGGTGACATTTACACCATGACCCAATAATGAACTACAAAGAGACCAAAgtaaaactgaaaaagagttcatgatgaaattttcttttcaatgagaaaaaaataagacTATATAGGTTCGTAGATGTTGTGTAAGTTGTATAtttgttatatatatgtactAAAGGAGAAAAGGCTTTTCCAAGGGTTGTAGGTGGATGATAAAAATCATAGATCAGTGTTATAGTATTTCGATAATTCAATTCTCGCCAGTTTGAACTCTAACCTAGCTTGATTCAAAGCCTTAGctatcaaaatcaaaaatatggaATCAGCATGTGTATTATCCGCCTGtatcttcatttcttcGTCATCCTCGTTGATATCGATTCCATTGATGACCGATTTGTTACTTAGAGTATTGATTAATTCAACCTTATTGGGAAAGAAATGCTCCATTTTTCTGCCCAGGTTTTGGATTCTTTCGCAAACCCACGCGATTCTTTGTAAACCTAAAGCTGCAGAAGAGCCCTTTAAAAAATGCCCTAAGTTATCTAATTCTGTGAGATTTTTATCGCCGTCCAGCTGTCGTTGCATCTGGGCAAAAGTGGTTTGTGCCTGGTCGATGAATTGAATAATCAAACTCTTAGAGAAATCGGAATCATCGTCATCCATCGATATGATTTCGTTCAAAATTGTCCAATTAATGATCTCGGGTGGGATGGTAGACATAATTgtatatttattcttttgtttccGGAAACGTGGGTGGCTACTCTTTTTTagctatttttctttaaaaaataaaaatctttaCACAAATAGTAAGTTCTGCTGATCCAAATCGCAAGAATTGTTTGTACTAATGTGTttcaaattaaaaaaacatgctcccaaataaaaactagttaaatttgataaaatccattaaacttttcatgtaattttctctttcaatttttccGACTGGGGCGGGTCACACAAAGTGTTTTATAGTAATAAGCTTCATAAACGAACGGTTTTCCCTGTATTGCATACGTAGTATTCTACTTCTATTTACCATTATTTAATGGAGTCCTTGCTTCTTTTCCCTTCACGTTTGATGATGGGTTTTTTGGACAGAAGCAGGTTCAATCTTTCACTTTGACAGGGCAATACACCGGAAGTGGACGACGAAGAGGATGTTGAACTTTGCAGATCTCTTTCCATAACTTGcatcattttttcaaatttcttgaacaatAGCTCAGCTCTAACCATCAGATCGTTCCAATCTAACTTCCCGTCAAGTTCgttgaagaatttcaatatttggTCGAACTGGTTTAAATGCTGTAAGATAGCTTGTGAATTTTTCTGCAAGATCGCCaacataaaaaataattggAATTGTGAACTATAGAAAAAGGTCCAAAAATTCTCCCAAATATGCATGATGTCTTGCATGTCGAATTCTCTCTTAAACCATACTAACAGCATTCTAAAGCAGAAAAACAAGTTTCCTGAATCGCACTTGTTAAGGTGTTCGCTCAATTCAGGCAACATCAGTTGAGCTAATTCCACAAGGGTCAACATTTGTTCATGAATACCACTTTGGTCTCTCAAAAAGTTTCTCTCCATAACATCCATAAAATGGGTGAAACACCAAAACGTTTTCCATTCATCCTTCATGATAACGTAAATTGGCGACAAAAGGTCTGTCATGCCCTGTACATAGCCTAGATTCGTATTGTATGCGTTATAAGTAGTAAGGATGTTTTGTAGATGAATCAAATGCGGGTTTTTAATCTCGTCATCAGCTTCATCGCTCTCCTCGCCGGCTAATTCCACACtgtctttgttgttttcattttcaggCGACTCTTGAGACAACGGTGGCAGTCCGTCAACAGTGTTGTATTGGAATATACTCAAGTTTCTATCGCAACGTCTTACATCTTTGGATATCCTAAATATCTGATCCTTCcaatattcttcttcatcttcgtcgtcaAACTGTAAGAAATCCTTTGACCAGGTTAGTTTTAGTTGATCATATTCCGCAGCTAAACTCTGATCGATTTGTAATCTCTCATCTTGAGAAGAGTCCCAAGGGTATATCTCCAAAAGGAACCCCCAAACTTTTCCTCTCAAATCATTATTTTCCAGCCCACCATGGAATATGAAATCTTTAACTTCGTTTACTGTGACTCTCAGCCTCCCGTCGTTCTCATCCCAAAGCGAATTCCATTTCGCCTCGGTTAGGGGAAATTGTCTTTGTAGGGCgttatttatttctatGTCATTTAATTCATCagtcaaattcaaatcgtTGAAGATGTTGTTTCTATACGAATCAAATAGTTTATTCTGCTTTTGGTATCTTTCAGCTTCTTGTTTTACTCCCAGTGACCAGTTTGCTAAATATACTCTCGCAGAATCATAGTCTTGCTCAATCTGTTTAACCTTCTCGTTATTCAGAAGCTTTTGCAAGTATTCGTTGTCGATTTGtgatttttgaattgtaGAGTTATTGGTTAACCAGCTGTCAATAAAGTTGCTTGACTTGGTAGTAACGTCTGCTATTTTGCTCATTACGTTCCACTTCCATTCTTGCAATTTCTCGTTTAGTTTTACACCAGCTGTGCTAGGATCagctttatttttgttctgATTGTTATAACTTTCCAATAGATCCTTAGAGACAAAATTCCTtaaatcattcaaagtAGGATTTACTAACCAAAACTCTGTTTCTAGATTAGATTTCTTCAGCTCCGTTAActcattgattttgtttcttaGATCCACGCCACCCCAATATAACTCATCTGAGTCATCGAAGGGATTCATAGATACACGTAGCTTTATTAACTTGTCCTTTGTTGATGGGCAGATTTGatcatgaaaaaatagaacAGGGGGTTGAAATCCTGTGAATTGTTCTACCAGAGGATATATAACCAGAGACCCAACATACCACCCATTAGGGCTTGGAGGCCTAAATTGGATGCAGTATATCTGTGACAGAGAAATCTGGAAGGCTTGGTCTGAAGAGGTATTGATCAGATTACTAAAACTTATTGAGTTCTCAATGACGAATGGTGTAGAACTTGGACACACTCCCAACTTAGACTCATACGTGAGCAGTTTTGCTATCTCGGATGAGGAAAAGCTGGATTCCGGAATATATTGCAGGACTGTTTGATGAGATTGTTGGTTGGGTTCTACGGAAAGTAGTAGAAAACCAGCTATGTTATCTCTGGCATCACTAGTTGGATGTAGAAACACCTTTGATTTGCAAAACAATAGCTTACTCATTAAGGGGACGTGCGGATGACTCTTGTGAAATTCGACTGGAGGATGGGGCCTGTATCTCAGAAACGTAACTGTGTAATTTGAATATACTAAATTGGATCCGATACGACTAGTTGACGGGTATTCTTCGAAGTATCTTTTTAAAATGCGCCTCTCTTTATGTAGACCTTTTCCTTTCCCCATATATTATGTTTAAGCCTCTcggattttcttttccctGTTGTGTGGGGCTCCCGCCTCAGCTAAAATTATTTACTATGGCGAAATAAAGATAACAGTCAACAGAGTCAATGAGgt
Protein-coding sequences here:
- the YPD1 gene encoding Ypd1p — encoded protein: MSTIPPEIINWTILNEIISMDDDDSDFSKSLIIQFIDQAQTTFAQMQRQLDGDKNLTELDNLGHFLKGSSAALGLQRIAWVCERIQNLGRKMEHFFPNKVELINTLSNKSVINGIDINEDDEEMKIQADNTHADSIFLILIAKALNQARLEFKLARIELSKYYNTDL
- the GYP7 gene encoding GTPase-activating protein GYP7; translated protein: MGKGKGLHKERRILKRYFEEYPSTSRIGSNLVYSNYTVTFLRYRPHPPVEFHKSHPHVPLMSKLLFCKSKVFLHPTSDARDNIAGFLLLSVEPNQQSHQTVLQYIPESSFSSSEIAKLLTYESKLGVCPSSTPFVIENSISFSNLINTSSDQAFQISLSQIYCIQFRPPSPNGWYVGSLVIYPLVEQFTGFQPPVLFFHDQICPSTKDKLIKLRVSMNPFDDSDELYWGGVDLRNKINELTELKKSNLETEFWLVNPTLNDLRNFVSKDLLESYNNQNKNKADPSTAGVKLNEKLQEWKWNVMSKIADVTTKSSNFIDSWLTNNSTIQKSQIDNEYLQKLLNNEKVKQIEQDYDSARVYLANWSLGVKQEAERYQKQNKLFDSYRNNIFNDLNLTDELNDIEINNALQRQFPLTEAKWNSLWDENDGRLRVTVNEVKDFIFHGGLENNDLRGKVWGFLLEIYPWDSSQDERLQIDQSLAAEYDQLKLTWSKDFLQFDDEDEEEYWKDQIFRISKDVRRCDRNLSIFQYNTVDGLPPLSQESPENENNKDSVELAGEESDEADDEIKNPHLIHLQNILTTYNAYNTNLGYVQGMTDLLSPIYVIMKDEWKTFWCFTHFMDVMERNFLRDQSGIHEQMLTLVELAQLMLPELSEHLNKCDSGNLFFCFRMLLVWFKREFDMQDIMHIWENFWTFFYSSQFQLFFMLAILQKNSQAILQHLNQFDQILKFFNELDGKLDWNDLMVRAELLFKKFEKMMQVMERDLQSSTSSSSSTSGVLPCQSERLNLLLSKKPIIKREGKRSKDSIK